The Pseudomonadota bacterium genome contains a region encoding:
- a CDS encoding peptidylprolyl isomerase, which translates to MLVERSAKLYALIIIILITAFNPWFTEQCLAKKIEDKEFGKIVAKVNGQPIYQSTLVSAVEEYKKKYSKFGMKNPRPVFIKTLQKQALDKIIEDEVLSQASLVHQVPDIKEQINEQVVKLKAQLKTREKFDQYLAKRQLDNERLELWLKQKIQINSYLKSQGLSSSQVSEEEIQSFYEKSKEGFRREESVKVRHILVQLNPDAGPEETAIARKKIEKAREKILSGKSFSEVAKEDSQCNSASGGGEIDYINHGYMPKEFDEVAFSLEAGTLSQVVRTTFGFHIIEVLDKQPGGIPSLAAMRDFINKYLEQQALQKKLADHIENLKKNAAIEIFEGAIGT; encoded by the coding sequence ATGCTAGTTGAACGAAGCGCAAAATTGTATGCCCTGATAATTATCATTTTGATAACGGCATTCAATCCCTGGTTTACGGAACAGTGCCTGGCAAAAAAAATTGAGGATAAGGAGTTCGGAAAGATTGTTGCAAAAGTAAACGGTCAACCCATTTACCAAAGCACCCTGGTCTCAGCAGTAGAAGAGTATAAGAAGAAATATTCCAAATTCGGCATGAAGAACCCCAGGCCGGTATTTATTAAAACACTGCAGAAACAGGCCCTGGACAAAATCATCGAGGACGAAGTTTTGTCTCAGGCGAGCCTTGTTCATCAGGTACCGGACATCAAGGAACAAATTAATGAACAAGTAGTAAAGCTCAAGGCTCAATTAAAAACCAGGGAAAAGTTTGACCAGTATCTGGCTAAAAGGCAATTGGATAATGAGCGACTGGAATTATGGCTCAAACAAAAAATTCAGATAAACTCCTATCTGAAGTCTCAAGGCTTGAGCAGTTCTCAGGTTTCTGAAGAAGAGATTCAATCTTTTTATGAGAAGAGTAAAGAGGGGTTCAGGCGAGAGGAGAGCGTCAAGGTAAGGCATATTCTTGTTCAACTGAATCCTGATGCCGGTCCGGAGGAAACGGCAATCGCTCGCAAGAAGATTGAAAAGGCTCGGGAGAAAATACTATCTGGAAAATCATTCTCAGAAGTTGCAAAAGAGGATTCACAATGTAATTCCGCCTCTGGCGGCGGCGAAATCGACTACATCAATCATGGCTATATGCCGAAAGAATTTGACGAGGTGGCATTCAGCCTCGAAGCAGGGACACTCAGCCAGGTCGTTCGGACCACGTTCGGTTTTCATATTATTGAAGTCCTTGACAAGCAACCCGGTGGAATCCCGTCTTTAGCAGCCATGCGGGATTTTATAAATAAATATCTGGAGCAGCAGGCATTACAGAAGAAATTAGCCGATCATATTGAAAATCTCAAAAAAAATGCGGCTATAGAGATTTTCGAGGGTGCTATCGGTACTTAA